From Candidatus Sulfotelmatobacter sp., a single genomic window includes:
- a CDS encoding CTP synthase yields the protein MAKIVVVTGGVVSSLGKGIAAASLGLLLKSRGLRVTLQKLDPYLNIDPGTMSPFQHGEVFVTDDGAETDLDLGHYERFTNISVTRSHNVTAGQIYDSILSKERRGDYLGRTVQVIPHVTDEIKRRITGLALTTQAEVLIVEIGGTVGDIESLPFLEAVRQLKLENRRDVLFVHVTLVPFIKAAGEMKTKPTQHSVKELLQIGIQPDILLCRSEGPMPTDVREKIALFCNVPTEAVIAATDVGSIYEVPRVFHDGGLDALVVRELGLEAADPDLRSWDDFLARVKNPAQQCEIAIVGKYTHVRDAYKSMIEAFVHAGAANRAKVTLRWVEGEEVETQGAATLLDEVDGILIPGGFGERGIEGKILAAQYAREKSVPYFGLCLGMQVATIEFARHVVGWAEANSAEFDPASPQKVIDLMADQAGIAEKGGTMRLGAYRCTLKEGSLAARAYGRTEVEERHRHRYEFNNRYAAQLQSRGLVLSGKCVGRELVEIIELPDHPWFLAVQFHPELKSRPHEPHPLFVDFVRASIERRRVRRGAAALEPTTLTQARRRA from the coding sequence ATGGCCAAGATCGTGGTCGTGACTGGCGGCGTGGTTTCGTCGCTCGGCAAGGGAATCGCCGCGGCGTCGCTGGGACTGCTGCTCAAATCGCGCGGCCTGCGCGTGACGCTCCAGAAGCTGGACCCCTATCTCAACATCGACCCCGGGACCATGAGCCCGTTCCAGCATGGCGAAGTGTTCGTGACCGACGACGGCGCCGAGACCGACCTGGACCTCGGCCACTACGAGCGCTTCACCAACATCTCGGTGACGCGCAGCCACAACGTCACCGCCGGCCAGATCTACGACTCGATTCTCTCCAAGGAGCGCAGAGGCGACTATCTGGGACGCACGGTGCAGGTGATCCCCCACGTCACCGACGAGATCAAGCGCCGCATCACCGGGCTGGCGCTCACCACCCAGGCCGAGGTGCTGATCGTCGAGATCGGCGGCACGGTCGGCGACATCGAGTCGCTGCCGTTCCTCGAAGCGGTCCGGCAGCTCAAGCTCGAGAATCGTCGCGACGTGCTGTTCGTGCACGTCACGCTGGTGCCGTTCATCAAGGCGGCCGGCGAGATGAAGACCAAGCCCACCCAGCACTCGGTCAAGGAGCTGCTGCAGATCGGGATCCAGCCCGACATCCTGCTCTGCCGCAGCGAAGGGCCGATGCCGACCGACGTGCGCGAGAAGATCGCGCTGTTCTGCAACGTGCCGACCGAAGCCGTGATCGCGGCCACCGACGTCGGCTCGATCTATGAAGTTCCGAGGGTGTTCCACGACGGCGGGCTCGACGCGCTGGTGGTGCGCGAGCTGGGACTCGAAGCGGCCGACCCGGACCTCAGGAGCTGGGACGACTTCCTGGCGCGCGTCAAGAACCCCGCTCAGCAGTGCGAAATCGCGATCGTCGGCAAGTACACGCACGTGCGCGACGCCTACAAGAGCATGATCGAGGCGTTCGTCCACGCCGGCGCCGCCAATCGTGCCAAAGTCACGCTGCGCTGGGTCGAGGGCGAAGAGGTCGAGACCCAGGGCGCCGCCACGCTGCTCGACGAGGTCGACGGCATCCTGATTCCCGGTGGATTCGGCGAACGCGGCATCGAGGGCAAGATCCTGGCGGCTCAATACGCGCGCGAGAAGAGCGTGCCGTATTTCGGGCTGTGCCTCGGCATGCAGGTCGCGACCATCGAGTTCGCGCGCCACGTGGTGGGGTGGGCCGAGGCCAACTCGGCCGAGTTCGATCCCGCTTCGCCGCAAAAGGTCATCGACCTCATGGCCGATCAGGCCGGCATCGCCGAAAAGGGCGGGACGATGCGGCTCGGCGCCTATCGCTGCACGCTCAAGGAAGGCAGCCTGGCCGCGCGCGCCTACGGCAGGACCGAGGTCGAGGAGCGCCATCGCCACCGCTACGAGTTCAACAACCGTTATGCCGCGCAGCTCCAGTCGCGCGGGCTCGTTCTTTCGGGCAAGTGCGTCGGTCGCGAACTGGTCGAGATCATCGAGCTGCCCGATCATCCCTGGTTCCTGGCGGTGCAGTTCCATCCCGAGTTGAAGTCCCGCCCGCACGAGCCGCATCCGCTGTTCGTCGACTTCGTTCGGGCATCGATCGAACGCCGCCGTGTGCGACGCGGGGCCGCGGCGCTCGAGCCCACCACGCTGACCCAAGCCCGGCGGCGCGCGTGA
- the kdsA gene encoding 3-deoxy-8-phosphooctulonate synthase: MRSFHVGGAEIGAERLCILAGPCVVESEEMCFEVASRLKSACEARGLPLIFKASYRKANRSSASSFEGLPLAQALSVLGRVRHELGIPVLTDVHAESEIEAAAEVADVLQIPAFLSRQTALLAAAARTGLAVNVKKGQFLAPDDMANVVEKLVAAGCDRLMLTERGTSFGYHDLVVDMRGLVTMRELNWPVVYDATHSLQKPGGRESGGDRRFAFPLMRAAVACGIDGLFFETHPDPPRAKSDAATQLPLALAESFLDEALRVRETVATSPHA; encoded by the coding sequence GTGAGATCCTTCCACGTCGGCGGCGCCGAGATCGGCGCCGAGCGGCTCTGCATCCTGGCCGGCCCGTGCGTGGTCGAGAGCGAGGAGATGTGCTTCGAGGTCGCCTCGCGCCTCAAATCGGCGTGCGAGGCGCGCGGCCTGCCGCTGATCTTCAAGGCGTCGTATCGCAAGGCCAACCGCTCGAGCGCCTCGTCGTTCGAGGGGCTGCCACTCGCTCAGGCGCTCAGCGTCCTGGGTCGCGTGCGGCACGAGCTGGGCATTCCGGTGCTCACCGACGTGCACGCCGAGAGCGAGATCGAGGCCGCCGCCGAAGTCGCCGACGTGCTGCAGATCCCGGCATTCCTGTCGCGCCAGACCGCGCTGCTCGCCGCCGCGGCGCGCACCGGACTCGCCGTCAACGTGAAGAAGGGTCAGTTCCTGGCCCCCGATGACATGGCCAACGTGGTCGAGAAGCTGGTGGCCGCGGGTTGCGATCGCCTGATGCTGACCGAGCGCGGCACCAGTTTTGGCTATCACGATCTGGTGGTGGACATGCGCGGGCTCGTCACCATGCGCGAGCTCAACTGGCCGGTGGTGTACGACGCGACCCACAGCCTGCAGAAGCCCGGCGGCAGGGAGAGCGGCGGCGATCGCCGCTTCGCGTTCCCATTGATGCGCGCAGCGGTGGCGTGCGGCATCGACGGCCTGTTCTTCGAGACGCACCCGGATCCACCGCGCGCCAAGTCCGACGCCGCGACCCAGCTGCCGCTCGCGCTCGCCGAATCGTTCCTCGACGAGGCGCTTCGCGTTCGCGAAACCGTCGCCACCTCGCCCCATGCCTGA
- a CDS encoding HAD hydrolase family protein, producing the protein MPEPAAAARAGSKAGGPGGVAAKVKILFLDVDGTLTDGIIGFSKDGDLRHFWVRDGLALEWARDLGLLPVVISGRSSEAVEARMRDLKLENYLGVKDKVAVAEKVLARERANWDECAMVGDDLPDVAMLRRVGWPIAVADASEELHRFAHTITRHRAGFGAVREVVEMLLRHNGVWDQVLKRYEVLP; encoded by the coding sequence ATGCCTGAGCCCGCGGCGGCAGCTCGAGCGGGTTCGAAGGCGGGCGGCCCGGGCGGGGTCGCCGCGAAGGTCAAAATCCTGTTCCTCGATGTCGACGGCACGCTCACGGACGGCATCATTGGTTTCTCGAAGGACGGCGACCTGCGCCACTTCTGGGTGCGCGACGGCCTCGCGCTCGAATGGGCCCGCGATCTGGGCCTCCTGCCGGTGGTGATCTCGGGGCGCAGCTCCGAGGCGGTCGAGGCACGCATGCGCGATCTCAAACTCGAGAATTATCTGGGGGTGAAAGACAAGGTCGCGGTCGCCGAGAAGGTGCTGGCGCGCGAACGTGCCAACTGGGACGAATGCGCGATGGTCGGCGACGATCTGCCCGACGTGGCGATGCTCAGGCGCGTGGGCTGGCCGATCGCGGTGGCCGACGCATCCGAGGAGCTGCATCGCTTCGCCCACACGATCACGCGCCACCGTGCCGGTTTCGGCGCCGTGCGCGAGGTGGTGGAGATGCTGTTGCGACACAACGGCGTCTGGGACCAGGTGCTGAAGCGCTACGAGGTGTTGCCTTGA
- a CDS encoding KpsF/GutQ family sugar-phosphate isomerase: MKATRDLIELAREVVRTEAAAVAALEGKLGDEFLAAVDLLAGCRGKLVVSGVGKSGLIAHKLAATLTSTGTPAVFLHPADALHGDAGLFAAGDVALFISKSGGSEELVALLPYLERIGIPLVSIVATPQSPLARKSRVTLVTGPVREACPMDLTPTTSITLVQVLGDCLAVALLERRGFTADDFRFLHPGGVIGRTASRRVEELMHDGDALPRVGERATLREVMLEIMNKRLGVTVVVDGAGALAGVVSDGDFKRILMKHADPWGLTAGDVMNPAPSTIGPDSLVAAAVRAMEERPAGPITALVVVDDARRPIGILHLHDCLRAS; this comes from the coding sequence ATGAAGGCCACCCGCGATCTGATCGAGCTGGCGCGCGAGGTGGTGCGCACCGAAGCCGCGGCGGTCGCGGCGCTCGAGGGCAAGCTGGGCGACGAGTTCCTCGCCGCCGTCGACCTGCTGGCCGGATGCCGCGGTAAGCTGGTGGTGTCGGGAGTCGGCAAGTCGGGGCTGATCGCGCACAAGCTCGCCGCGACCCTGACCAGCACCGGGACCCCCGCAGTGTTCCTGCATCCCGCCGACGCCTTGCACGGCGACGCCGGCCTCTTCGCCGCGGGAGACGTCGCGCTGTTCATCTCGAAGAGCGGTGGCTCCGAGGAGCTGGTGGCGCTGCTGCCCTATCTCGAGCGCATCGGCATTCCGCTGGTCAGCATCGTCGCCACGCCGCAGTCGCCGCTCGCGCGGAAGTCACGGGTGACGCTGGTCACCGGACCGGTGCGCGAGGCCTGCCCGATGGATCTCACGCCCACCACCAGCATCACGCTGGTGCAGGTGCTGGGCGACTGCCTGGCGGTGGCGCTGCTCGAGCGCCGCGGCTTCACCGCTGACGACTTCCGCTTCCTGCATCCGGGAGGAGTGATCGGGCGCACCGCGTCGCGCCGAGTCGAGGAGCTGATGCACGACGGCGACGCGCTGCCGCGCGTGGGGGAGCGGGCCACGCTTCGCGAGGTCATGCTCGAGATCATGAACAAGCGGCTCGGCGTCACGGTGGTGGTGGACGGCGCCGGCGCGCTGGCGGGGGTGGTAAGCGACGGGGACTTCAAACGCATCCTGATGAAGCACGCCGATCCCTGGGGGCTCACCGCCGGCGACGTGATGAATCCCGCGCCGAGCACGATTGGACCCGACTCGCTGGTCGCCGCGGCGGTGCGAGCGATGGAGGAGCGTCCGGCCGGGCCGATCACGGCCCTGGTGGTGGTGGACGATGCGCGACGCCCGATCGGCATCCTCCATCTCCACGACTGCCTGCGGGCGAGCTAG
- a CDS encoding DUF488 domain-containing protein: MPQALLTIGHSNRALEEFGALLRAHGIQHLADVRRFPRSRRNPHFSSAALEQWLAAQRIGYAHLEALGGHREPRPDSPHFGLATGWMRGFADHMETPEFVAALDALLAIAAGRRTAVMCAEADWRECHRRLLADAVVSRGVPVEHVRDASHAEPHSATPGIERIGGRLIYRSVAPRLPGL; encoded by the coding sequence GTGCCGCAGGCCCTGCTCACGATCGGTCACTCGAACCGAGCGCTCGAGGAGTTCGGCGCGCTGTTGCGCGCGCACGGCATCCAGCACCTCGCCGACGTTCGCCGGTTCCCGCGATCGCGTCGCAACCCGCACTTCTCCAGCGCGGCGCTCGAGCAGTGGCTCGCCGCTCAGCGCATCGGCTACGCCCATCTCGAAGCGCTCGGCGGCCATCGAGAACCGCGGCCCGACTCGCCCCATTTCGGGCTCGCGACCGGCTGGATGCGCGGCTTCGCCGACCACATGGAGACGCCCGAGTTCGTCGCGGCGCTCGATGCCCTGCTCGCGATCGCGGCCGGCCGCCGCACGGCGGTGATGTGTGCGGAAGCCGACTGGCGCGAGTGCCACCGCCGCCTGCTCGCCGACGCGGTGGTGTCGAGGGGCGTGCCCGTCGAGCATGTTCGGGATGCTTCCCATGCCGAGCCGCACTCCGCCACCCCCGGCATCGAGCGGATTGGAGGACGCCTCATCTATAGGAGTGTCGCGCCGCGCCTGCCCGGTCTGTGA
- the lptC gene encoding LPS export ABC transporter periplasmic protein LptC: MNHARRAPPGSHRGRVLLAALGLGLAALMAVGCGERRTVGMSGKTGELPDQEVQDFSLTETNQGAVEWRLFAQYAAMYDVKNLITARGVRVDFYDEKSTRTSQLTAREGEINQLTRDMTARGNVVLQSSDGTRMSTQVMHFLNREQKVQSDDLVRVERAGDVLTGVGFESDPELKHFKFRSKVQATVHSKSEDLLGPRKPTK, translated from the coding sequence ATGAATCACGCCCGCAGGGCGCCCCCCGGCAGCCACCGCGGCCGGGTGCTGCTGGCCGCGCTCGGGCTGGGGCTCGCGGCGTTGATGGCGGTGGGCTGCGGCGAACGCCGCACGGTGGGCATGTCGGGCAAGACCGGCGAACTGCCGGACCAGGAGGTCCAGGATTTTTCGCTCACCGAAACCAATCAGGGCGCGGTCGAGTGGAGGCTGTTCGCCCAGTACGCCGCCATGTACGACGTGAAGAACCTCATCACGGCTCGCGGCGTTCGGGTGGACTTCTACGACGAGAAGTCCACGCGCACCTCGCAACTCACCGCGCGCGAGGGCGAGATCAATCAGCTCACCCGTGACATGACTGCACGCGGCAACGTGGTTCTCCAGAGCTCGGACGGCACCCGGATGTCCACCCAGGTCATGCACTTCCTCAATCGCGAACAGAAGGTCCAATCCGACGATCTGGTGCGCGTGGAGCGCGCCGGCGACGTGCTGACCGGCGTGGGTTTCGAGAGCGATCCCGAGCTGAAGCACTTCAAGTTCCGCTCGAAAGTGCAGGCCACCGTGCACTCCAAGTCGGAAGACCTGCTGGGGCCGAGGAAGCCAACCAAGTGA
- the lptB gene encoding LPS export ABC transporter ATP-binding protein, producing the protein MNATPSELPLPVNEGLVAENLIRYYGRWRVVNDVTIRVRRGEVVGLLGPNGAGKTTSFYMIVGLLRPNSGRILLEGEEITQEPMYRRARRGLGYLAQEPSIFRRLSVRDNVMAVLETMKMPHAEREQRLARLLEDLNLSHLATRQANKLSGGERRRVEITRALAREPSYMLLDEPFVGIDPIAVSEIQDIVGRLRDRGLGVLITDHNVRETLRITDRAYIMYEGRILLQGTAEKLANDSEARKIYLGERFTL; encoded by the coding sequence GTGAACGCCACGCCTTCCGAGCTCCCGCTGCCCGTGAACGAGGGCCTGGTGGCGGAGAATCTCATTCGCTATTACGGCCGCTGGCGGGTGGTCAACGACGTCACCATCCGCGTCCGGCGCGGGGAGGTGGTGGGACTGCTGGGCCCGAACGGTGCCGGCAAGACCACCTCGTTCTACATGATCGTCGGACTGCTGCGACCCAACAGCGGACGCATTCTGCTCGAGGGCGAGGAGATCACTCAGGAGCCGATGTACCGGCGCGCGCGGCGCGGGCTCGGCTATCTCGCGCAGGAACCCAGCATCTTTCGCCGGCTGTCGGTGCGCGACAACGTCATGGCGGTGCTCGAGACCATGAAGATGCCCCACGCCGAGCGCGAGCAGCGCCTGGCGCGGCTGCTCGAAGATCTCAATCTCTCGCACCTTGCCACCCGGCAGGCCAACAAGCTTTCGGGCGGCGAGCGGCGGCGGGTCGAGATCACGCGCGCCCTGGCGCGCGAACCGTCCTACATGCTGCTCGACGAGCCGTTCGTCGGCATCGACCCGATCGCGGTGTCGGAGATCCAGGACATCGTCGGGCGCCTGCGTGACCGCGGACTCGGGGTGCTGATCACCGACCACAACGTGCGCGAAACGCTGAGAATCACCGACCGCGCCTACATCATGTACGAGGGCCGGATCCTGCTGCAGGGCACCGCGGAAAAGCTGGCCAACGATTCCGAAGCCCGCAAGATCTATCTCGGCGAGCGGTTCACCCTCTAG
- the rpoN gene encoding RNA polymerase factor sigma-54 gives MKHSLNMSLRPALIMTPRLQQALKLLQVPTLELQAILKQEIMQNPLLEEVDEVTESEDLAKEDAPEETANQESDDPAQEDPVDWTEYLQEGSFDRPYVPQSEVSEEFLEKVQITRTSLADSLLEQLHFLSLPEPTMQLAEFLVGSLDERGWLATPLDEVAQATGRTLEECEAVLRVIQALEPPGVGARDLRECLLIQLEARNEKDTLPWRLIHDQFDHLVNRRFPEIARQLKVSVEEVQVAADVIATLNPRPGLQVSSEDPKYVVPDLLVERVDDEYVVMLNDRHLPRLRISSAYESVLREKKKSECSAGEKETREYIQGKLNSARWLIQTIEQRRRTMIKVMNCIIREQREFFDKGIAFLRPLTLQQVARQIDMHESTVSRVCSGKYVQTPRGVFELKFFFSSGLETTDGEDVSARTAKNTIKTLIDEEDKKNPYSDDAIAKILHDRGLKIARRTVAKYREQLNILPARFRRRVA, from the coding sequence ATGAAACACTCGCTGAACATGAGCCTGCGGCCGGCGCTGATCATGACGCCGCGCCTGCAGCAGGCCCTGAAGCTCCTCCAGGTCCCGACTCTCGAGCTGCAGGCGATCCTCAAGCAGGAGATCATGCAGAACCCGCTGCTCGAGGAAGTGGACGAAGTCACCGAGAGCGAGGACCTGGCCAAGGAAGACGCGCCCGAGGAGACCGCCAATCAGGAGTCCGACGATCCCGCCCAAGAGGATCCGGTGGACTGGACCGAGTACCTGCAGGAAGGCTCGTTCGATCGCCCCTACGTGCCGCAGAGCGAGGTGAGCGAGGAGTTCCTCGAGAAGGTGCAGATCACGCGCACCAGTCTGGCCGACAGTCTGCTCGAGCAGCTTCACTTCCTGAGTCTGCCGGAGCCGACCATGCAGCTCGCCGAATTCCTGGTGGGGTCGCTCGACGAACGCGGCTGGCTGGCGACGCCGCTCGATGAGGTGGCGCAGGCCACCGGGCGAACGTTGGAGGAATGTGAAGCCGTGCTCCGCGTGATCCAGGCGCTCGAGCCGCCCGGGGTCGGGGCGCGGGACCTCCGCGAGTGTCTGCTCATCCAATTGGAGGCGCGTAACGAGAAGGACACGCTGCCCTGGCGACTGATCCACGATCAGTTCGACCACCTGGTGAACCGGCGCTTCCCCGAGATCGCGCGCCAGCTCAAGGTGTCGGTCGAGGAGGTACAGGTGGCGGCGGACGTGATCGCGACGCTCAATCCCCGGCCGGGGCTCCAGGTGTCGAGCGAGGATCCCAAGTATGTGGTTCCGGATCTGCTGGTCGAGCGGGTGGACGACGAATACGTCGTGATGCTCAACGACCGGCACCTGCCACGGCTGCGGATCTCCTCCGCCTACGAAAGCGTGCTGCGCGAGAAGAAGAAGTCCGAGTGCTCGGCGGGAGAGAAGGAGACGCGCGAGTACATTCAGGGCAAACTCAACTCCGCGCGCTGGCTGATTCAGACCATCGAGCAGCGCCGGCGCACGATGATCAAGGTCATGAACTGCATCATCCGCGAGCAGCGCGAATTCTTCGACAAGGGCATTGCATTTCTGCGGCCGCTGACCTTGCAGCAGGTCGCGCGCCAGATCGACATGCACGAATCCACCGTGAGCCGCGTGTGCAGTGGCAAGTACGTGCAGACGCCGCGCGGCGTGTTCGAGCTGAAGTTCTTCTTCTCCAGCGGGCTGGAAACGACGGACGGGGAGGACGTCTCGGCGCGAACCGCGAAGAACACCATCAAGACGCTCATCGACGAGGAGGACAAGAAGAACCCTTATTCCGACGACGCGATCGCGAAGATCCTCCATGATCGCGGGCTCAAGATCGCTCGCCGGACCGTCGCAAAGTACCGCGAGCAGCTCAACATCCTGCCGGCCCGCTTCCGCAGGCGGGTGGCCTGA
- the raiA gene encoding ribosome-associated translation inhibitor RaiA, producing the protein MQISTTARHCEISPELRELAQAKLQRAGRFAQDIREVHLTVTGERSRHVAEITLRLDHHELVCREESTELRASIEGVIDRLEEQLRRFKDRRTNHQRVNHEIQPGRAGADSWAEDEEAED; encoded by the coding sequence ATGCAGATCAGCACGACCGCAAGACATTGCGAGATCAGCCCCGAGCTTCGAGAGCTGGCGCAGGCCAAGTTGCAGCGTGCCGGCCGGTTCGCCCAGGACATTCGAGAAGTCCATCTGACCGTGACCGGCGAAAGATCCCGGCACGTTGCCGAAATCACGCTGCGGTTGGATCATCACGAACTGGTGTGCCGCGAGGAATCCACCGAGCTCCGGGCGTCGATCGAAGGCGTGATCGACCGGCTCGAGGAACAGTTGCGGCGGTTCAAGGACCGTCGTACCAATCATCAGCGTGTGAATCACGAGATCCAGCCGGGGCGCGCCGGCGCGGATTCGTGGGCCGAGGACGAGGAAGCCGAGGACTGA
- the hprK gene encoding HPr(Ser) kinase/phosphatase, with product MESLSAARLFEDERQDLQLDQLTESLASRREITVSDIHRPGMALMGFVENFLPERIQILAQTELTYLSSLTADQVRQALDRLFQFDMPLIVVCKGLEVPEYLLQQANRNQVPVLRTPQSTTPFIHSLTAYLDHMFAPQLSVHGSLVDVYGCGLLFTGRSAIGKSETALDLVERGHRLVADDVVTITRRHGDVLIGSGNQLLRHHMEIRGLGIIDVQAVFGIRSIRLQKRVEVEVRLSEWSSEADYERIGLDEHKTSILDVQIPLVEVPITPGKNITVIAEVIALNYLVKVYGGYSPAERLNQHLIEIMKRKSAARAWVREDTE from the coding sequence GTGGAATCCCTGAGCGCGGCTCGACTTTTCGAGGATGAGCGACAGGATCTGCAGCTCGATCAGCTCACCGAATCGCTGGCCTCCCGGCGCGAGATCACCGTCAGCGACATCCACCGCCCGGGCATGGCGCTGATGGGCTTCGTCGAGAACTTCCTCCCCGAGCGCATCCAGATCCTCGCCCAGACCGAGCTGACCTATCTGTCGTCTCTCACTGCCGACCAGGTGCGCCAGGCGCTCGATCGGCTGTTCCAGTTCGACATGCCGCTGATCGTGGTCTGCAAGGGGCTCGAGGTGCCCGAATACCTGCTCCAGCAGGCCAACCGCAACCAGGTGCCGGTGCTGCGCACGCCGCAGAGCACCACGCCCTTCATCCACTCGTTGACCGCGTACCTCGACCACATGTTCGCGCCACAACTGTCGGTGCACGGCTCGCTGGTCGACGTCTACGGCTGCGGGCTGCTGTTCACCGGGCGTAGCGCGATCGGCAAGTCCGAGACCGCGCTCGATCTGGTCGAGCGCGGTCACCGGCTGGTGGCCGACGACGTGGTCACCATCACTCGCCGGCACGGCGACGTGCTGATCGGCAGCGGCAACCAGCTGCTCCGGCACCACATGGAAATTCGCGGCCTCGGCATCATCGACGTCCAGGCGGTCTTCGGCATCCGCTCGATTCGCCTGCAGAAGCGCGTCGAAGTCGAGGTGCGGCTGAGCGAATGGTCGAGCGAGGCCGACTACGAGCGCATCGGGCTCGACGAGCACAAGACCTCGATTCTCGACGTGCAGATTCCGCTGGTCGAGGTGCCGATCACGCCGGGCAAGAACATCACCGTGATCGCCGAGGTGATCGCCCTCAACTATCTGGTGAAGGTGTACGGTGGCTACTCGCCGGCCGAACGCCTGAACCAGCACCTGATCGAGATCATGAAGCGCAAGAGCGCGGCCCGCGCCTGGGTTCGAGAAGACACGGAGTAG
- a CDS encoding PTS sugar transporter subunit IIB, giving the protein MSWILHRVDDRLIHGQVLIAWGQRLNPRRIVVADDASAADSWERELLQSAAPDSEVSVWTIAQAAAGYAAEAAAPGTAFLLVRNLQSALALVEAGAAIPSFTLGGLHYAPGKIKVNEYLYLDERDRAAARSLLARGVALLAQDVPASRPLPLRELVPELAAS; this is encoded by the coding sequence ATGAGCTGGATCCTGCACCGCGTGGATGACCGCCTGATCCACGGCCAGGTGCTGATCGCCTGGGGCCAGCGCCTGAATCCCCGGCGCATCGTGGTGGCGGACGACGCGAGCGCCGCGGATTCCTGGGAGCGCGAGCTGCTGCAGTCCGCCGCGCCCGACTCCGAGGTGAGCGTCTGGACGATCGCTCAGGCCGCCGCCGGCTACGCCGCCGAGGCCGCCGCACCCGGCACCGCATTCCTGCTGGTTCGCAATCTCCAGTCGGCGCTCGCGCTGGTGGAGGCCGGTGCCGCGATCCCTTCCTTCACGCTCGGCGGGCTCCATTACGCGCCCGGGAAGATCAAGGTCAACGAATATCTCTACCTCGACGAGCGCGATCGCGCCGCGGCGCGATCCCTGCTGGCGCGTGGCGTCGCGCTGCTGGCGCAGGACGTTCCCGCCTCGCGGCCGCTGCCGCTGCGCGAGTTGGTTCCCGAGCTGGCCGCCTCGTGA